The Pyricularia oryzae 70-15 chromosome 5, whole genome shotgun sequence genome includes a region encoding these proteins:
- a CDS encoding glyoxylate reductase, whose product MSPPTNHVLLILMPWDPDSAWVASLADASPGIEVHSFKIGYRDEKLPEEVPADLWARTTILFTWRSFPTLDMVPSLKMVQILSAGSDHIQGVPLFKEQTDIKFCTANGVHPPQMTEWVFATFLASQHQIPQYLEHQRARHWELSQTDEDVEDAVGLRVGILGYGCIGRQCARVARSLGMEVYAYTFHERSTPESRRDESFTEPGLGDPEGIFPSRWFHGDEQLSEFLGSGLDLLVITLPLTDKTRKMISTDQFKLLGKKKAYLSNVGRGAIVDTEALMEALDQGLIRGAALDVTDPEPLPSNHRLWDYKNVIITPHVSGNSFSYNARVCKILRYNLERMSEGKELVNVVNKKLGY is encoded by the exons ATGTCGCCGCCCACCAACCACGTCCTACTCATCCTGATGCCCTGGGATCCAGACTCGGCCTGGGTCGCAAGTCTGGCCGACGCCAGCCCAGGCATTGAGGTGCacagcttcaagattggttatCGGGATGAGAAGCTACCGGAGGAGGTACCCGCGGACTTGTGGGCCAGGACGACGATCCTCTTTACGTGGAGATCGTTTCCAACATTAGATATGGTTCCAAGCCTCAAGATGGTACAGATATTAAGCGCCGGATCTGATCACATCCAAGGCGTTCCATTGTTCAAAGAGCAGACCGATATCAAGTTTTGCACCGCCAACGGTGTCCATCC ACCCCAGATGACGGAGTGGGTGTTTGCAACGTTTCTAGCCTCTCAGCATCAGATCCCCCAGTATCTCGAGCACCAAAGGGCTCGCCACTGGGAGCTTTCTCAAACCGACGAGGATGTCGAGGACGCCGTGGGCTTGCGCGTCGGCATCCTCGGCTACGGATGCATCGGCCGCCAGTGTGCACGTGTCGCCCGGTCGCTGGGCATGGAAGTCTACGCATACACGTTCCACGAGCGATCGACCCCTGAGTCGCGCCGCGATGAATCCTTTACCGAGCCCGGGCTGGGGGACCCTGAGGGGATCTTCCCGTCCAGGTGGTTCCACGGGGACGAGCAGCTGAGCGAGTTCCTGGGCTCGGGGCTGGACCTGCTCGTCATCACTCTGCCCCTGACGGACAAGACCAGGAAGATGATCTCGACGGACCAGTTCAAGCTTCTCGGCAAGAAAAAGGCATACCTGAGCAACGTCGGCAGGGGTGCCATTGTCGATACGGAAGCACTCATGGAGGCGCTGGACCAGGGGCTGATCAGGGGCGCCGCCCTGGACGTGACGGACCCTGAGCCGTTGCCCAGCAATCACAGGCTTTGGGACTACAAAAACGTCATCATTACGCCCCATGTCAGCGGGAATTCTTTCAGCTACAATGCTCGAGTTTGCAAGATCCTCCGGTACAACCTTGAGCGGATGTCCGAGGGGAAAGAGCTCGTCAACGTGGTGAACAAGAAGCTCGGCTACTGA